The Raphanus sativus cultivar WK10039 chromosome 2, ASM80110v3, whole genome shotgun sequence DNA segment aaagaacaaaataagaataaactccaaaatctatatttatatcaagcaataaccaaaatgaaaaaatgacataaaaagagaaaaatatcgAAGATAGATAGGATTGACACGTGAATGTAAACTTATTACAACcgtaattaatttttaaattgctaaatcatgatataaaactAAGGTGACATAGTTTTATTGTAACTAAATAGTAGGTATGAAATTCTTCGTGCTAAacagtactccctccgtttcttatagttatatattctaaaaaaattgtttcaaaaagatctatttcttatattttcaatgtatgttttattatctaattgcaaactttaaaaaacttaattgcacttattgattttttattggcttaaaattgcaaactttaaaaaacttaatacaaaaaattatgtaaatttaatgtgttttattaaaatgtgtgaaaaactagaatatgtaactttaaaaaatggagagagagagtgggTTTTTATGTAATAAGTGATTTtttgacctaaaatatttttaaaaatgagatCAGCTCATcagtaaacaaattatgtaattaacaaaaagttaaaaaaaaactaaaaaccaaaaatattaattcgatcaagaatataatttattttttttgaaaaagaagaatataaatttattttttcatataatatttattaaataattttatataaattcatCATACACACCACACATGTTTTATCCTGGTATACTGTAAGATCTCAAAGAATCTTGCGTGTCCATAGTCGAATTATTTTTGGAGATATATCACTACCATATCTCCTGCTCTAGTCTTAATCTCCATCACGTTGCTGTCGATAATATTTTCAtgcttagagcatctccaaaagaactctctattttaaagtttgcaaaactctaaatttgaagtttcaatgTGTTCctcttcaaaagaaaaacttcaaatctaactttaaaattatttgtattttacactatggtccatatatttgttataattaataaaaatccataaaaatccataaaacttacagtaaatatataaatataaatacataactaaatttaAACTACAAGAGAAAGACACTATATCTTGAAACttgcaaaattttatatttgaagtttaaagatgtttttaaacttcatatttgaaatttaaagatgtttttaaactttaaaacttcttatttaaaggtttatatttagttttatgtgtaaaactaaaatttatgaaaacaaatatgaaatactataagatatgattttttaaaagattaaaatgataaacaacaaaatatctaagaatcataaaatgtaatatgtaattgtaaatgccaaaatgcaaataaaaatgtcaaacttcaaatttgaagttttgagtagtaacactatatatttaaagtttcactactaaaaacttcaaatttgaagtgcTGAAGTTTTCTTTTGGAGAATAAAAAACTTCATATATGAAGTTATAGAGTGTTTTTTGGAGATATTCTTAGGACATATGGCTTAAGAAAAGCATTCGTAAACGTACGTAGTTCCCAGGAAGCAGAGAGTAAGACTAGGGctggacgttcggatacccattcgggtttcggttcagtccattcgggtttcgggttttcggggtcaaagatttcagccccattcggatatttctaaattttggtttggattcggttcggatctttgcgggttcggttcgggttcggataacccatttaaaatgtttttaaattttcaaaattcattatatactttaaattttcaaaatctataagaaagataatatattacatataaattttcataacatatatgtcaaaatactttaatttaacatataaattggttttctttgaatatttagataaagaatcaatagatatttaactattttggtgttttcagtatactttagctattttaaacatttacttttgactatttgcatatattttccgagtattttggaaaacttaaaggtatcttatatatttttaatatttttaatatacattatatataaaaataatgtatatatttaagtatataaatttatttcggatacattcgggtacccaaaatatttcggttcggattcggttcgatttcggttctttaaataccgaaattttgaatccgttcggatatttaatcaatttttgttcgggttcggttcggtttttcgggttcggattttttgcccagccctgtAAGACTAGTAGGAATcagatatattattattatcttttatatatctGATTCCACTTACTTGGAAGAAAAtgacattaattttataatatcaagATTCGGATGTTACAACATCCTGTGCATAACGACCTTCAGATGTTATAAGCCCTTGGATCAGTATTTGACGgttaagatgatttttttttttgttcacgaCGGTTAAGATGATCTTCTACTTTTTTGAGCGGTCTTCGCACTGGATTGGCTCTTCTTCTCCAATCACAGTTTAAgctttttacaaattttttttttgtcaacttaagcTTTTTACAATTATCAAACCGGATAAGGCGATACACAAGTATGACGTGGCTTAAGTGAATAAATCCACGTTGACAAATCGTAGCCGCAGATTCTAATCTAGTGGCTGAAATCAACCCATAACCACTTGCTTCTTATTGCTCTCATCTTTCGCGCGCTTACGCGACTTAACAACCAGCAAAGGCGACAATGCGAGCATCAGTTTCATCTCCGCCTCGTCTTCACTCTCCGTTCATTCACCGTCCCGTCAGTTTTACACCGTCTTCTTCCCGTCTCCGGTCGCCGGCAGCAGCATCTTATCCACGAATCAAAGCAGAAGTCGACACGAACACGGTTCGAATCCTTAACTCTGTTTCTAGCTAGCTAGATAGATAGAGTTCGTATTGAtttttcgtttttctttttgcGTGATTAGGTAGTCGCAATCTCCGTAGGTGTGGCCAGCGTCGCATTAGGAATAGGAATCCCTGTCTTCTACGAGACACAAATCGACAATGCCGTAAGTCTTATCCCACATTCTAACCTCACTTGTCTTTGTGTAACGAAATTAACCAAACGGTGTCGTTTTTACATAGGCTAAGCGAGAGAACACTCAACCTTGTTTTCCCTGCAACGGAACCGGAGCACGTATGTGTCTCCTCTCACTCTCTTTAAACTCCTTAAGCAGTTTTGTATGTCTAAAGTCttaaagagattttttttgtttttgtcgtGGAGCAGAGAAATGTAGATTGTGTGTGGGAAGTGGTAACGTGACGGTAGAGCTTGGTGGGGGAGAGAAGGAAGTCTCCAATTGTATCAACTGTGATGGTGCTGGTTCCTTGACTTGCACTACTTGTCAAGGCTCTGGTCTTCAACCTCGTTACCTTGACCGGAGGTAACGTACACAGGAATGATCCTTGACCCAAACTCTTTGTTTAAATACTAACAcacctcttctcttctttttcttatactCAGGGAGTTCAAGGACGATGACTAAACATCTTTCACTCTACAGAACCATATTAAAGAGCGTCTCCTTCTCCCTTCTGTGTAGTTTACTACATTCGAAACAAgactgttttgttttgtctttacCAAAACATGTGAGAACTCAAGACTTTGAATACTGAAACAGTTGAAAGATATAATGAGCAAACATGATAAACTAAAACTTACACAGCTGATACTATTTCACTCCTCAACTATTTATCATCagcaatcaaaaaaaaaacctacaaaagaccaaatcaatatatataaatatataggtTGAAGTCAACCTAGCTGTGCAACTGAAGGAGTAACTTTGTTCCTGCACTTAACTTGCAACCATGTCAAGCGCAACTTGTTAGCTTTAAGAGAGATAAATGTCTCTCTAAGACCAGGACTCTCAAAAAGATCCAAAGCTCCAAAGTAGACACCTTCATCCACATTCTCAATCTCGTCAAGCGCACCGATGCATTTTGCGATACTAAAcctctcgtcttcttcttccgtaTCCAAACCACCAATCCTTGACCTCAGACTAGTGATCATGTCCGACAAAGTACCTGCCATAGTTTCCATTACTGCTGGATCAATCTGGCTCGGGGACACAGAAGAagtctctctcttcctcttcctctccaCATTTGGTGTTGGCAAACTCTCAGAGGTATTATTATGATTTGGCATTGATTCGTCTAACCCCTCGAAGTGACTTGACTGAGCATACATCCCTTCAGAAGAAACATCACCGTATATAGTAGAAAGCTGGTCATAGATAGGACACTCTTTAACTTTAACAGGTTCACTCCTAGGCTGCACCTGTGAGAGaaccataattaaaaaaaaaaggccttttatcagtgttctaaaaatcggtctaCGCAGCACTAAGCATTCAAAAAATCGGCACCCGCCTAATCAATAATCCCCAATAAAACGTCTAGTTACCGCCTAACCATTTcttgaacaaaacaaaaagaaatttatagaCTTCACACCAAAAtgtgttctaaaaatcggtttaGACAACGACTAAGCTAAAATCGACACCCGCCTAATAAATAATCCCCAATAAAACGTCTAATTACCGTCTAACCATTTcttgaacaaaaattaaaaaaaagtttatagaCTTTACACCAAAATCTTCCCACAAGTCCAACCCCAAGATACATCCTCCTGCATCATCCTCAATAACAAGCTGGTTATGAAGCTGAGAAGATTTAACCGAATCATAACGCTGTCTCAGCACATTAAGATGTTTCCTAAGCTGGTTGTTGTTGTAGTTGAGTCCCGTCTGGTGGTTGAACTCGTTACGCATGTTGACCCACGTCTTCCTGTCGAAACCGTTGTTCTGTCTGTTCCCTTGATTGATCTGTTTCACCACCAGATCGGCCAACACCTTGTCGAGAGACGGTGTCCATCTCCTTCTCGACAGTCGCTTTTGCTTTTGCGGCGGGTGTTGATGTTGCTGATCAGGTTCGGTATCCATCATCAGCATCAGTCTGCGAATTAAAAAAGATGACGTCACCATTACATTGAATCTAAACCGATGACCGTAACGGTTTTTTTTGCATGTTTTCGAACATTGAAAGTCGACGGAGATGTAAAGAAACATATTGTTTGAAGACTAACCTAGAGCGATTCGGGAGATGGAACGAGGTGATGATCTCAATCCTCAATGGTTCCCCGACGACGAGACCGATGAACGAAAATCGAGAAATCTCTAGGGATTTGAGGATTCGCTCACCGGAGTTGCCGCGTTTCTCTTCCAGTATTGTTGGGTATTTGGACTGTGTTTTAAATGGGCTGGTATCTTAATTCATGGTAAAGCCCAAGCCCAATAGTTCCAAAAGGCAGCTCgtttctaaagtttttttttttgctttttatttcaGCAATGATTTTATAGACGAATTATTcatatttagaaaataacatattttaag contains these protein-coding regions:
- the LOC108842199 gene encoding L10-interacting MYB domain-containing protein, whose amino-acid sequence is MLMMDTEPDQQHQHPPQKQKRLSRRRWTPSLDKVLADLVVKQINQGNRQNNGFDRKTWVNMRNEFNHQTGLNYNNNQLRKHLNVLRQRYDSVKSSQLHNQLVIEDDAGGCILGLDLWEDFGVQPRSEPVKVKECPIYDQLSTIYGDVSSEGMYAQSSHFEGLDESMPNHNNTSESLPTPNVERKRKRETSSVSPSQIDPAVMETMAGTLSDMITSLRSRIGGLDTEEEDERFSIAKCIGALDEIENVDEGVYFGALDLFESPGLRETFISLKANKLRLTWLQVKCRNKVTPSVAQLG
- the LOC108842201 gene encoding protein disulfide-isomerase LQY1, chloroplastic yields the protein MRASVSSPPRLHSPFIHRPVSFTPSSSRLRSPAAASYPRIKAEVDTNTVVAISVGVASVALGIGIPVFYETQIDNAAKRENTQPCFPCNGTGAQKCRLCVGSGNVTVELGGGEKEVSNCINCDGAGSLTCTTCQGSGLQPRYLDRREFKDDD